The following are from one region of the Vidua macroura isolate BioBank_ID:100142 chromosome 15, ASM2450914v1, whole genome shotgun sequence genome:
- the LOC128815096 gene encoding uncharacterized protein LOC128815096, which translates to MLSYICPNWVLLLLLTGSTVSELIVIGEVGQNITVPCHYNVWNTNSITSMCWGRDRCPNSKCSKPIIWTDGWRVTEQHSSRYQLKGDLQKGDVSLTIVDAREADSGTYCCRVEIPGWFNDQLINHKVVVKKARISTASPHTYTSEQTSAPGSTSESSFTVTRTWPSVSASEAPQTASTPCSGPSDCLDVTVNLQNTSVSLASQQQPERGLYIGIGLCAALLLILILALLLTKQYFYNTKKMVGSAGFVAFWRPRGMGSHSALEDENHAEENVYIVHFLSGSVGKKHLQHVKSGNGEMRLHSDSGKDKIWFPFLPLAALVSPSARMSHFVLFHWMVIQIFIAHTVSEAIVKGTIGQPVTLPCSYRVTRPKDVSDMCWGRGPCPNSKCKNKILHTSGSKVTFRASWRYNLGRNVAAGDVSLTIGAAKAEDAGVYCCRVEIPGLFNDIKRNIRLEVARAPPVTTTTTTTTTTQAPVFSKHFTETTFAPQATSDLQPTPEITVLLTTSTLPPATTAPESPAVTTWETSAPSTIAGTENDIFPVTMVEMSALPDFPTTSQAGDVTTEDDMFCSTLPGSTEVTTEFPGTFPSAEEASTSVLMEEMPVMEVSTNSDGNAGKYDNRGDKVKLPFPSSAILIASVIAGSVLFILMVSLVWKRKHTKKFIVKSAGPPEETDKVFSGAEGENNIFSL; encoded by the exons ATGTTGTCTTATATCTGCCCGAACTGggttctcctgctgctgctcacag GCTCCACAGTATCAGAATTAATTGTGATAGGAGAGGTTGGTCAGAACATCACTGTGCCCTGCCACTACAATGTCTGGAACACAAATAGCATCACATCCATGTGCTGGGGTCGGGACAGGTGCCCCAATTCAAAGTGTTCCAAGCCCATTATCTGGACAGATGGCTGGAGGgtgacagagcagcacagcagcaggtaCCAGCTGAAAGGGGACCTGCAGAAGGGGGACGTGTCCCTGACGATCGTGGATGCCAGGGAAGCAGACTCTGGGACCTACTGCTGCCGTGTGGAGATCCCGGGGTGGTTCAATGATCAATTGATTAATCACAAGGTTGTGGTGAAGAAAG CAAGGATCTCTACTGCAAGTCCTCACACTTACACCTCTGAACAGACCTCAG ctcctggcagcaccaGTGAATCCTCCTTTACTGTCACAAGGACCTGGCCATCGGTTTCTGCTTCAGAAGCTCCTCAGACT GCCTCTACTCCCTGCTCAGGCCCCTCAGACTGCTTGGATGTGACTGTAAACCTGCAG AACACGTCTGTATCACTTGCCAgtcagcagcagccagaacgTGGGCTGTACATTGGGATTGGCTTGTGTGCAGCACTTCTGCTCATCCTGATTTTGGCTCTGCTCCTCACTAAAC AATATTTTTACAACACGAAGAAGATGGTTGGTTCTGCAGG CTTTGTTGCATTTTGGAGGCCACGAGGTATGGGGAGCCATAGTGCCCTGGAAGATGAGAATCATGCAGAGGAAAACGTTTATATTGTGCAC TTCCTATCCGGAAGCGTAGGAAAGAAACACTTGCAGCATGTAAAATCTGGAAATGGAGAAATGAGACTTCACTCAGACTCTGGAAAGGATAAGATctggtttccttttcttccacttGCTGCCCTGGTGTCTCCGTCAGCCAGAATGTCCCATTTTGTGCTGTTTCACTGGATGGTGATACAGATCTTTATAG CACACACGGTGTCCGAAGCCATTGTTAAAGGGACAATAGGACAGCCTGtgacactgccctgctcctACCGGGTGACGCGGCCCAAGGACGTCTCCGACATGTGCTGGGGCAGAGGCCCCTGCCCCAATTCAAAGTGCAAGAACAAAATCCTGCACACCAGTGGCAGCAAGGTGACGTTCAGAGCATCTTGGAGGTACAACCTGGGCAGGAACGTCGCCGCTGGAGATGTGTCCCTGACGATTGGCGCGGCCAAGGCGGAGGATGCGGGCGTGTACTGCTGCCGGGTGGAGATCCCCGGCCTCTTCAACGACATCAAGAGGAACATACGGCTGGAGGTGGCCAGAG CCCCTCCAGtgaccaccaccaccaccaccaccaccaccacccaaGCTCCTGTTTTCTCCAAACATTTTACAGAAACAACTTTTGCTCCTCAAGCAACCTCTGATCTCCAGCCAACACCAGAGATTACTGTCCTGCTGACAACCAGCACCCTTCCACCAGCAACCACAGCCCCCGAGTCTCCAGCAGTAACTACATGGGAGACCTCTGCTCCCTCAACAATTGCTGGGACAGAAAATGATATTTTTCCTGTGACTATGGTGGAAATGAGTGCTCTCCCAGATTTTCCAACCACTTCCCAAGCAGGTGATGTGACAACTGAAGATGACATGTTCTGCTCCACACTCCCTGGAAGCACAGAGG tGACTACTGAATTCCCAGGTACATTTCCAAGTGCAGAGGAAGCCAGCACCTCTGTCCTGATGGAAGAGATGCCAGTCATGG agGTTTCAACAAATTCAGATGGCAATGCTGGGAAATATGACAATAGAGGAGATAAGGTAAAACTTCCT tttcccagctctgccattcTCATTGCCTCTGTCATAGCGGGGTCAGTCCTTTTCATACTGATGGTCTCCTTGGTTTGGAAAC GTAAACATACAAAGAAGTTTATAGTAAAAAG TGCTGGACCACCAGAAGAGACTGACAAAGTTTTCAGTGGTGCTGAAGGAGAGAAcaacattttttccctgtga
- the MED7 gene encoding mediator of RNA polymerase II transcription subunit 7: protein MGEPQQVSALPPPPMQYIKEYTDENIRKGLAPKPPPPVKDSYMMFGNQFQCDDLIIRPLESQGIERLHPMQFDHKKELRKLNMSILVNFLDLLDILIRSPGSIKREEKLEDLKLLFVHVHHLINEYRPHQARETLRVMMEVQKRQRLETAERFQKHLERVVEMIQNCLASLPDDLPHTEGGLRVNVEPLDTDDGSSCAGQSEKQRERSGGKRDQVLDKDAAMCSIIDEMT from the coding sequence ATGGGTGAACCTCAGCAAGTGAGTGCCCTTCCTCCGCCTCCAATGCAATATATCAAAGAATACACTGATGAAAATATCCGTAAAGGCCTGGCTCCAAAGCCACCTCCGCCTGTGAAGGACAGCTACATGATGTTTGGGAACCAGTTCCAGTGTGATGATCTGATCATTCGGCCCCTGGAGAGCCAGGGGATTGAACGGCTGCATCCCATGCAGTTTGATCACAAGAAGGAGTTAAGGAAACTGAACATGTCTATCCTGGTCAACTTCCTGGACCTCTTGGACATCTTGATAAGGAGTCCAGGGAGTATAAAGCGAGAGGAGAAACTGGAAGACTTGAAACTGCTTTTCGTCCACGTGCATCACCTTATAAATGAGTACCGGCCTCACCAGGCCAGGGAGACGCTGAGGGTCATGATGGAGGTGCAGAAACGGCAGCGCCTGGAGACGGCCGAGCGGTTCCAGAAGCACCTGGAGCGAGTCGTGGAGATGATCCAGAACTGCCTGGCTTCCCTGCCCGATGATCTGCCTCACACAGAGGGGGGACTGAGAGTCAACGTGGAGCCCCTGGACACTGATGATGGCAGCAGCTGCGCTGGACAGAGCGAAAAGCAGAGGGAGCGTTCTGGTGGCAAGAGAGACCAGGTTTTGGACAAAGATGCAGCAATGTGCAGCATTATTGATGAGATGACTTGA